The Polyangium aurulentum genomic interval TTGATCACGCCATGGATCTTGGGCAGCGGCGTGACGCGCGGGGGCCGGAACGGGGTGGCCGCTTCGATGGCGCGGAATCGGTTCGTGTACGGGACGTGCTCCTTGCCGCCGAAGAGCGCCACCGCGGGGCGCGCAGCGTGCTCGATCTCCGTGACGAGCAGGGCCGTGTCGCCGAGCTTGGGGTGCCCTTCGAGGGTGAAGGTCCCGCCCGAGCGGATCCAGCCGAGATCACTCTCCAGGCTGAAGACGCGGTGCGTCGCCTCGGTCTCCTGGGCGCGGATCAGCGCGAGCCGCTCGGACTCCTCGGGCGTCTTGCAATGGGCGCCGTACTCGACGATCCCGCCGCCGAGCCCCGACGGCGCATCCTTGCTTCTCGTGAGATCGATGGAGGGGTTACGGTAGTTGTAATCGTGCACCACATGGGCCTTGGGCACGAGGCGGGTCGTGGCCTCCACGTGGAAGACGTCGCGGCGCTCGCCCCGCGCGCGGAACGGCGCGATCTCATGCCCGGGCGCGACGTGGAAGCCGGTGTTGTCGTCCGTGAAGACGATCCGGTCCACCCCGTCCTCGTGCTCGAAGAAAAACGTGATGCCCTCGCGCTCGGCGAGGCGCGAGATGAACGCGAGGTCGGTCTCCTTGTACTGCACGACGAACTCGCGCTTCGGGTACGTCGCCGAGAGGCGCATTTGCACGTCGTCCGCGCCGAGGCCCACGAGATCGAGCTTCTTCTGGATGATCTCGGGGACCGTGAGATCCATGAAGATCTCCTGCGTCCGCACGAGCGTGAGGCGGTGGGCGCGCGGGACGAGGAGAAGGAAGTACGAGTGGGTGTCGGGCTCGGTGTCGATCCGGTCCCGGATCTCGGCGATCATGCCGTGGATGCGCCGTACTTCCTGGTCCTTGGCCTCGAGGACGAGCGTCGCCGTGGCGCCCTCGACGACGGCGAGATCGAGGCCCCCGGGCTTCGTGGTGACGACGCCGATCGTGAGCGCGAAGAGCTGCCCGAGCGATTCGCGGCCTGCAAGCTCGAAAACCTGCAAATCATCGCAAGAAAAATCGTCGGATTCGATCCGAAGTTGGACGAGATCGTCGCGCATGAGGAGAGGACACCAAATGGCGGGGTCACCGTCAAGGTAAGACCCTCGCGTCCCCAGACCCGTGAAATCCGGGGCGCGCTCGCGTCGGGCGATCGAGGCGAATGAACCGCCGAGTTCGTGCTCGCGCAAGGAAGCAGTCACCCAGCCGTCCGCCATTACAGTGTCCCCGCCCACGGCATGACGCCATCAATCCAGCGCGTCTCATTTATTGCGCTGCGAGCACACCATCCAATTTTCTTGCACTGCGCGCACACGTGTGCGTTGGCGCCGCGGAGGTTCGCTCGTGATCGTAATACCGCCTCGGCCGCCGAGGCCGAGACGGGTTTGTCTTACGAGAGGAGCTGATCGCAGATCTTCTTCAGCTCCACGAGCGTCTCCGGCAGGACCTGCAGGGTCACCCGCTCGCGGCGGTCGCCCTCGCGATAGCCCACGGTGAGCGACACG includes:
- a CDS encoding type VI secretion system Vgr family protein, whose amino-acid sequence is MRDDLVQLRIESDDFSCDDLQVFELAGRESLGQLFALTIGVVTTKPGGLDLAVVEGATATLVLEAKDQEVRRIHGMIAEIRDRIDTEPDTHSYFLLLVPRAHRLTLVRTQEIFMDLTVPEIIQKKLDLVGLGADDVQMRLSATYPKREFVVQYKETDLAFISRLAEREGITFFFEHEDGVDRIVFTDDNTGFHVAPGHEIAPFRARGERRDVFHVEATTRLVPKAHVVHDYNYRNPSIDLTRSKDAPSGLGGGIVEYGAHCKTPEESERLALIRAQETEATHRVFSLESDLGWIRSGGTFTLEGHPKLGDTALLVTEIEHAARPAVALFGGKEHVPYTNRFRAIEAATPFRPPRVTPLPKIHGVINGVVAHEMEGTESIFARLDDEGRYLVRFMFDMSPTGERPLVSRRIRMAQPHSGAGYGHHHPLKPGTEVLVGFIDGDPDRPIILHTVPNTHTASPVGARSAAAHRIKTATGILIEMKDAIIQSGKSGGK